gggatGAGAGCCACAACAGGCTGAGGGGAGCTGCCAAGCTCTCCCTGAGCGTGAGTCTTGCACTAAACGCttcttttacatttacttttgGGTGGTCAGCTGGCAGATTCGCAGCTAAACCCAGCAGTGCACTCTGCAAGGCAGAATCGGATGAGGGGCCCCGACCCCGAGAGAGAACTAAGAGCGAGTGCAAACACAAGGCCGATGCAGAACCAGCTCTCGCTTGGGTAGGACTCTAATCCCCCCCATCGGGCGGCCCTCACTCCAAGGAGGCTCGAATTGACTAACAGCGCACTGAAAGGGAGAGGACAGCAAAGTTCAAGGGAGAGGACAGCAAAGTTCAAGGGAGACACCAAATTTCGCCAGGAAACCGTGCAATGAGACGGAGCGTTTGCAGACGGGCAGCACGGGAAAAAGTGCACACAGAGAAAGGGGGTAAATGGATAAACGCCCATCTACGGATTGGACCCGCTTTCTTTACGGGGTGCCACACAAGAATGAAATCACTTTCACGCCGAGGAACCACGTTCTTCACGCTAAGCGGCTCCTGTCGCGGGCAGGGGGCCGCCCGCCGGGCCAGGCTCGGCCGGCGCACACCCTCAGCGCACACTTACTTTCGTCCGGCCATTGATTTTGTAGTTGCCCAGCTTCCCGTTACAGTGGCGGATCAGGTCGTCCATGCTGCTCATGAGCAGCCCGATGGTCTCGCAGCCGGGCTCCTTGCCCTCGATCCAGGTGATCTTATCGCCTCGGATGTCCTTGGACGAGTCGCTCTTCTGGCTGACCAGCTGGCCGTCCGTGAACTTGCCGGTGTCGTGCAGGGCGCGCACCTCGTCGCCGATCTGCTGCCCAGTCTCCTTGCCCAGGAAGTCGTCCACCACGCAGATGCCGTGCTTGTTCATGCACGGCACGATGTACTCCAGCGCCAGCTTCAGCGCCGGCAGCGGCTTCGTCTGCCCGTTGGGCCGCAGGCCGCCGCCGTGGCTCAGCCCCTCGCCCGGCGTGTTACTCGGCGGGTACAGGTTCGCCTTCTCCTGGTACGGCGGCGAGCGGGCCAGCGCCTCCTCCTTCCCGGCCTCCGCCGGGCCCTGGCCGCCGGGCGCCGCGCGAGGCGAGGACGCGGCCGCCGCGGGGTCGGCCGCGGGCTTGGCCTTTGCCTTTGCCTTGGTCGCGCCTCCGGCGGCCGGCGGGCCCGCGGCCTCGGCGACGGGGGCGGCGCTGTCCCGGCGCGGCGCNNNNNNNNNNNNNNNNNNNNNNNNNNNNNNNNNNNNNNNNNNNNNNNNNNNNNNNNNNNNNNNNNNNNNNNNNNNNNNNNNNNNNNNNNNNNNNNNNNNNNNNNNNNNNNNNNNNNNNNNNNNNNNNNNNNNNNNNNNNNNNNNNNNNNNNNNNNNNNNNNNNNNNNNNNNNNNNNNNNNNNNNNNNNNNNNNNNNNNNNNNNNNNNNNNNNNNNNNNNNNNNNNNNNNNNNNNNNNNNNNNNNNNNNNNNNNNNNNNNNNNNNNNNNNNNNNNNNNNNNNNNNNNNNNNNNNNNNNNNNNNNNNNNNNNNNNNNNNNNNNNNNNNNNNNNNNNNNNNNNNNNNNNNNNNNNNNNNNNNNNNNNNNNNNNNNNNNNNNNNNNNNNNNNNNNNNNNNNNNNNNNNNNNNNNNNNNNNNNNNNNNNNNNNNNNNNNNNNNNNNNNNNNNNNNNNNNNNNNNNNNNNNNNNNNNNNNNNNNNNNNNNNNNNNNNNNNNNNNNNNNNNNNNNNNNNNNNNNNNNNNNNNNNNNNNNNNNNNNNNNNNNNNNNNNNNNNNNNNNNNNNNNNNNNNNNNNNNNNNNNNNNNNNNNNNNNNNNNNNNNNNNNNNNNNNNNNNNNNNNNNNNNNNNNNNNNNNNNNNNNNNNNNNNNNNNNNNNNNNNNNNNNNNNNNNNNNNNNNNNNNNNNNNNNNNNNNNNNNNNNNNNNNNNNNNNNNNNNNNNNNNNNNNNNNNNNNNNNNNNNNNNNNNNNNNNNNNNNNNNNNNNNNNNNNNNNNNNNNNNNNNNNNNNNNNNNNNNNNNNNNNNNNNNNNNNNNNNNNNNNNNNNNNNNNNNNNNNNNNNNNNNNNNNNNNNNNNNNNNNNNNNNNNNNNNNNNNNNNNNNNNNNNNNNNNNNNNNNNNNNNNNNNNNNNNNNNNNNNNNNNNNNNNNNNNNNNNNNNNNNNNNNNNNNNNNNNNNNNNNNNNNNNNNNNNNNNNNNNNNNNNNNNNNNNNNNNNNNNNNNNNNNNNNNNNNNNNNNNNNNNNNNNNNNNNNNNNNNNNNNNNNNNNNNNNNNNNNNNNNNNNNNNNNNNNNNNNNNNNNNNNNNNNNNNNNNNNNNNNNNNNNNNNNNNNNNNNNNNNNNNNNNNNNNNNNNNNNNNNNNNNNNNNNNNNNNNNNNNNNNNNNNNNNNNNNNNNNNNNNNNNNNNNNNNNNNNNNNNNNNNNNNNNNNNNNNNNNNNNNNNNNNNNNNNNNNNNNNNNNNNNNNNNNNNNNNNNNNNNNNNNNNNNNNNNNNNNNNNNNNNNNNNNNNNNNNNNNNNNNNNNNNNNNNNNNNNNNNNNNNNNNNNNNNNNNNNNNNNNNNNNNNNNNNNNNNNNNNNNNNNNNNNNNNNNNNNNNNNNNNNNNNNNNNNNNNNNNNNNNNNNNNNNNNNNNNNNNNNNNNNNNNNNNNNNNNNNNNNNNNNNNNNNNNNNNNNNNNNNNNNNNNNNNNNNNNNNNNNNNNNNNNNNNNNNNNNNNNNNNNNNNNNNNNNNNNNNNNNNNNNNNNNNNNNNNNNNNNNNNNNNNNNNNNNNNNNNNNNNNNNNNNNNNNNNNNNNNNNNNNNNNNNNNNNNNNNNNNNNNNNNNNNNNNNNNNNNNNNNNNNNNNNNNNNNNNNNNNNNNNNNNNNNNNNNNNNNNNNNNNNNNNNNNNNNNNNNNNNNNNNNNNNNNNNNNNNNNNNNNNNNNNNNNNNNNNNNNNNNNNNNNNNNNNNNNNNNNNNNNNNNNNNNNNNNNNNNNNNNNNNNNNNNNNNNNNNNNNNNNNNNNNNNNNNNNNNNNNNNNNNNNNNNNNNNNNNNNNNNNNNNNNNNNNNNNNNNNNNNNNNNNNNNNNNNNNNNNNNNNNNNNNNNNNNNNNNNNNNNNNNNNNNNNNNNNNNNNNNNNNNNNNNNNNNNNNNNNNNNNNNNNNNNNNNNNNNNNNNNNNNNNNNNNNNNNNNNNNNNNNNNNNNNNNNNNNNNNNNNNNNNNNNNNNNNNNNNNNNNNNNNNNNNNNNNNNNNNNNNNNNNNNNNNNNNNNNNNNNNNNNNNNNNNNNNNNNNNNNNNNNNNNNNNNNNNNNNNNNNNNNNNNNNNNNNNNNNNNNNNNNNNNNNNNNNNNNNNNNNNNNNNNNNNNNNNNNNNNNNNNNNNNNNNNNNNNNNNNNNNNNNNNNNNNNNNNNNNNNNNNNNNNNNNNNNNNNNNNNNNNNNNNNNNNNNNNNNNNNNNNNNNNNNNNNNNNNNNNNNNNNNNNNNNNNNNNNNNNNNNNNNNNNNNNNNNNNNNNNNNNNNNNNNNNNNNNNNNNNNNNNNNNNNNNNNNNNNNNNNNNNNNNNNNNNNNNNNNNNNNNNNNNNNNNNNNNNNNNNNNNNNNNNNNNNNNNNNNNNNNNNNNNNNNNNNNNNNNNNNNNNNNNNNNNNNNNNNNNNNNNNNNNNNNNNNNNNNNNNNNNNNNNNNNNNNNNNNNNNNNNNNNNNNNNNNNNNNNNNNNNNNNNNNNNNNNNNNNNNNNNNNNNNNNNNNNNNNNNNNNNNNNNNNNNNNNNNNNNNNNNNNNNNNNNNNNNNNNNNNNNNNNNNNNNNNNNNNNNNNNNNNNNNNNNNNNNNNNNNNNNNNNNNNNNNNNNNNNNNNNNNNNNNNNNNNNNNNNNNNNNNNNNNNNNNNNNNNNNNNNNNNNNNNNNNNNNNNNNNNNNNNNNNNNNNNNNNNNNNNNNNNNNNNNNNNNNNNNNNNNNNNNNNNNNNNNNNNNNNNNNNNNNNNNNNNNNNNNNNNNNNNNNNNNNNNNNNNNNNNNNNNNNNNNNNNNNNNNNNNNNNNNNNNNNNNNNNNNNNNNNNNNNNNNNNNNNNNNNNNNNNNNNNNNNNNNNNNNNNNNNNNNNNNNNNNNNNNNNNNNNNNNNNNNNNNNNNNNNNNNNNNNNNNNNNNNNNNNNNNNNNNNNNNNNNNNNNNNNNNNNNNNNNNNNNNNNNNNNNNNNNNNNNNNNNNNNNNNNNNNNNNNNNNNNNNNNNNNNNNNNNNNNNNNNNNNNNNNNNNNNNNNNNNNNNNNNNNNNNNNNNNNNNNNNNNNNNNNNNNNNNNNNNNNNNNNNNNNNNNNNNNNNNNNNNNNNNNNNNNNNNNNNNNNNNNNNNNNNNNNNNNNNNNNNNNNNNNNNNNNNNNNNNNNNNNNNNNNNNNNNNNNNNNNNNNNNNNNNNNNNNNNNNNNNNNNNNNNNNNNNNNNNNNNNNNNNNNNNNNNNNNNNNNNNNNNNNNNNNNNNNNNNNNNNNNNNNNNNNNNNNNNNNNNNNNNNNNNNNNNNNNNNNNNNNNNNNNNNNNNNNNNNNNNNNNNNNNNNNNNNNNNNNNNNNNNNNNNNNNNNNNNNNNNNNNNNNNNNNNNNNNNNNNNNNNNNNNNNNNNNNNNNNNNNNNNNNNNNNNNNNNNNNNNNNNNNNNNNNNNNNNNNNNNNNNNNNNNNNNNNNNNNNNNNNNNNNNNNNNNNNNNNNNNNNNNNNNNNNNNNNNNNNNNNNNNNNNNNNNNNNNNNNNNNNNNNNNNNNNNNNNNNNNNNNNNNNNNNNNNNNNNNNNNNNNNNNNNNNNNNNNNNNNNNNNNNNNNNNNNNNNNNNNNNNNNNNNNNNNNNNNNNNNNNNNNNNNNNNNNNNNNNNNNNNNNNNNNNNNNNNNNNNNNNNNNNNNNNNNNNNNNNNNNNNNNNNNNNNNNNNNNNNNNNNNNNNNNNNNNNNNNNNNNNNNNNNNNNNNNNNNNNNNNNNNNNNNNNNNNNNNNNNNNNNNNNNNNNNNNNNNNNNNNNNNNNNNNNNNNNNNNNNNNNNNNNNNNNNNNNNNNNNNNNNNNNNNNNNNNNNNNNNNNNNNNNNNNNNNNNNNNNNNNNNNNNNNNNNNNNNNNNNNNNNNNNNNNNNNNNNNNNNNNNNNNNNNNNNNNNNNNNNNNNNNNNNNNNNNNNNNNNNNNNNNNNNNNNNNNNNNNNNNNNNNNNNNNNNNNNNNNNNNNNNNNNNNNNNNNNNNNNNNNNNNNNNNNNNNNNNNNNNNNNNNNNNNNNNNNNNNNNNNNNNNNNNNNNNNNNNNNNNNNNNNNNNNNNNNNNNNNNNNNNNNNNNNNNNNNNNNNNNNNNNNNNNNNNNNNNNNNNNNNNNNNNNNNNNNNNNNNNNNNNNNNNNNNNNNNNNNNNNNNNNNNNNNNNNNNNNNNNNNNNNNNNNNNNNNNNNNNNNNNNNNNNNNNNNNNNNNNNNNNNNNNNNNNNNNNNNNNNNNNNNNNNNNNNNNNNNNNNNNNNNNNNNNNNNNNNNNNNNNNNNNNNNNNNNNNNNNNNNNNNNNNNNNNNNNNNNNNNNNNNNNNNNNNNNNNNNNNNNNNNNNNNNNNNNNNNNNNNNNNNNNNNNNNNNNNNNNNNNNNNNNNNNNNNNNNNNNNNNNNNNNNNNNNNNNNNNNNNNNNNNNNNNNNNNNNNNNNNNNNNNNNNNNNNNNNNNNNNNNNNNNNNNNNNNNNNNNNNNNNNNNNNNNNNNNNNNNNNNNNNNNNNNNNNNNNNNNNNNNNNNNNNNNNNNNNNNNNNNNNNNNNNNNNNNNNNNNNNNNNNNNNNNNNNNNNNNNNNNNNNNNNNNNNNNNNNNNNNNNNNNNNNNNNNNNNNNNNNNNNNNNNNNNNNNNNNNNNNNNNNNNNNNNNNNNNNNNNNNNNNNNNNNNNNNNNNNNNNNNNNNNNNNNNNNNNNNNNNNNNNNNNNNNNNNNNNNNNNNNNNNNNNNNNNNNNNNNNNNNNNNNNNNNNNNNNNNNNNNNNNNNNNNNNNNNNNNNNNNNNNNNNNNNNNNNNNNNNNNNNNNNNNNNNNNNNNNNNNNNNNNNNNNNNNNNNNNNNNNNNNNNNNNNNNNNNNNNNNNNNNNNNNNNNNNNNNNNNNNNNNNNNNNNNNNNNNNNNNNNNNNNNNNNNNNNNNNNNNNNNNNNNNNNNNNNNNNNNNNNNNNNNNNNNNNNNNNNNNNNNNNNNNNNNNNNNNNNNNNNNNNNNNNNNNNNNNNNNNNNNNNNNNNNNNNNNCTAGGCCACCGCGCGCCGCGGCCTGGCGGGGACGCCGAGGGCCCGGCCTGCGAACGACGGAAGGGCGGAGGCCGCTCAGCCTCCGCCGGGCTCAGCGAGCCGGACGGTGCCTACACCTGCTGGCGAGAGCGAGATCGTCGCGGCGCGGGGGCTTGTAATATGGCTGCTATTTGTTTGGGACCGCCTGGGTGTGTTCTAGGCGCGCTCCAGCCTGGGATGCAAGGTGGCTATTGCAGTCCTCGTTTTGCAGTGGAGGAAACGGAAattcagagaagtaaagtaacttgccaaaggtcacgcAGAACTAGGACTGAATCCAGGAATCAGACTGTCAGATTCCAAGGCTGCTTTTTCCATTACACCAATACAGCCTCTATTTCGAGAAGGCCTGaaatggttaaaaacaaaaataagtattgCTTCGGTGTTAATCCAAGCCCCTGTTGCCCCATTTGATCCAAATTGAAAGGTACTGAAATTTGATGTATTTTTGTCGTTTTTAAATCCTGTGAAATCTTGCCGAGTTTAAAACCTCCTTAAGAAATTTTTGGCTACCAAGTTAAAGGAATCAATGCTCGTTCCAATATCCACATTCAGGCACTTAAATTCAAACGGATGGAACTATTCCTGAGAATTGGATTTTGGTGGCAAATAAGTATTACTACATTAacgactttttaaattaaaaaaaaaatctcggTAGAAACTGTGCTATGCTGATGAATACAGTTCTTTGTTTTATAGAACATAAAAACCTTACCAGCAATAAGCCAAGGGTGTTTCTTTCCGCCTGGCACTTTAAAAAGTTCTGTGATTTAGATTTTCATAGTCTTCATTGAACATCTGCTAATGTGGAAAATGCTGCACTAGACTTGTGTATCATTGGAATAGATTGCAAGTAACTTCAGCAGTCACTGAGATGATAGCCTTCCAGGTTAACAACACAAGAGCTGAAATGTGTAGGTCAAAGGCAGAAGAATGTAGGGAATTATTATAAACCACTttgcagaatattaaaaagaaaaaaaactagcCTGAGTCCAAAAACATGAAAGCGCTTCATCAACTATGCAGAACTTAAAACTGTCATTAACTtcagctataaaaataaacagtgtCCTGGGGATCCAATCTGGTGAAAAAGAACAGTAATTCCAATTAGGTTAGCTTTAGAAAGACTGAGATAAGTATTATACTCAACAGCTTCAAATTCCAAAGCAAACTAAAAATCCAGCTTTCCATAAAGAATCAAGACCTGGGTGTATCTCAGATGTGTATCCAACTTTCTCAGAGCTTTATTAAATACTGTAAAATGTCATTGTTTCAGATATGACTAATTAGGCTGTTCAACAAATGTGTTAGGAGCACGCTACCTGCCAGGCTGTCTTTGGCGCACAAATGAAGTATTTATACTAGATACACTCAGGCAGTGTATGGTCCAGTGCAGGGGGCAGACGTCAACAAATAATGACAACCTAGAGTTAGGAGCAAGTGCCCTAAGAGATGGATGGATAGGATggggtgggaagaaagaaaaaggaattgttAGCTCTGCCGTTTGAACTAATCAAGATTCCAAGCAAATTTATTTAGAAAGTCTTAAAAATGGCATAagaaagtaaacttttaaaacattttgtataCATAAATTACTTAAAGTATAATTTCAATACGAGTAAAATCTGATACGTCTTAGGCCTCCTTTTGTCGTAGTGGTTATAAATGATTCTTAACTATCCACAAGGGCAGGAACTTTATTAGGGAACACATGTTACAAGCACTTGATTCTTCGAAATTTAGTTATTTGTAGGTATTAAAAGTTcaacaatatctttaaaaattactatttagGTCTATGGCATGCAGACGATGGTATTTACATCTCTATATgctcttttcatatattttcactGATATCGCCTTAAAAGAAT
The DNA window shown above is from Equus quagga isolate Etosha38 chromosome 2, UCLA_HA_Equagga_1.0, whole genome shotgun sequence and carries:
- the EGLN1 gene encoding egl nine homolog 1: APRRDSAAPVAEAAGPPAAGGATKAKAKAKPAADPAAAASSPRAAPGGQGPAEAGKEEALARSPPYQEKANLYPPSNTPGEGLSHGGGLRPNGQTKPLPALKLALEYIVPCMNKHGICVVDDFLGKETGQQIGDEVRALHDTGKFTDGQLVSQKSDSSKDIRGDKITWIEGKEPGCETIGLLMSSMDDLIRHCNGKLGNYKINGRTKAMVACYPGNGTGYVRHVDNPNGDGRCVTCIYYLNKDWDAKVSGGILRIFPEGKAQFADIEPKFDRLLFFWSDRRNPHEVQPAYATRYAITVWYFDADERARAKVKYLTGEKGVRVELNKHSDSITKDVL